The window TCTGTATGTGTTTGTTCTTAATTTCATTCTTATTTCTTCCTCTTAAGGTTTCCGTAGGCATTTCATTCTGTGAAATTTTGAATTCGAATTCTGTTTGTTTACATCGAAAGTTacgaatcaattttttttttttttttcctttcattttggttttctttagtGCGAGGGCGTGATTGATAGGGTTTAATTGTGAATGTCGGTCATCAATGTGGGTAGATTACATTGTTTTTCAGCCTAATTATAATTTCCGAACCATTTAAGACATCTTGAGCTGAATATTAGAAGTTAATTAGGTTTCGGATGTGTAAAGTATTGGCAGTCTGTTCTTTAATACCCTACCACAGTGCAACTTAATTTGGTCGTATAGAGGATTGAAAAAAGTTGATATTTTGCTTTTAACCATAATTACTGGATCACCCATTTTATAGAATGTGCATACAATTACATGGTGTGTGGCATTGTATTGTTTTAGGATTTGGGGAGAATGGAGGGAGTTTGTGGTTGATTAATATCTTATTAGGAATATCAGGGAAGTGTTTTCTGGAGtgggacaaagaagaagaggaagaaggatatGAAGAATAACCATATGCATGAAGAAAGGTCATTTTTACATTATAATGACGAGCAATGCAATTTAAGAAGCTTCCTTTATCTGCAGTTAGTGATTTGGCTGTGATCCTTTCAGTTTGCTGGTTGGGGTAAGAATGATGATTCAACTGATTGTGAATACTCCCCTTCCTCCCCTTAGGGAATTTTAGTGGATCGTTGATCTTAGATGGCCCGTAAGAGACCCAAGACCCATTTTCGAATCTTTGCCCTGACTTCTGACTAAAGCCTGTTTTACATTTGTCACAAGTGTATAACGGAGGATGTCAAGTGATATATTTGCATGAATTAACCAAGCATGTGCCCTCCTTCATCTATTTACTTAATGCCACAAGAGCCCCCTTATTCGTTTCCACTTCCTGATCATAAGAGTGATTAAATAACCAATACCGTAGTTCAACTTATTGCTCTATGAAGCTGATTATCACTTGGATATGTTTTGCTTTGTAGTGTAATGCGGTTCCGGTCACCTAATGGATAGGTTTCAGAAACCAGTAGAAAGCCAGGATCACAGACTAGGAGAAAATTTCAGGTTCAAGAAAAATCCAATATCACAAGATCAGTAAGTCAGATGGAGAATCCAAATTCTGTTTGAAGTCTTATTTTAGGGAGAGCGGAGAAATAGAAATTTCATATCAGTGCAATATTAGATTTTGAGAGATGAGAAATTTGTACCGAGGATAGGACACTCAAGAACAGGATTACAGAACCAGATTTTGATCTCAGAAAAATAGGCACTTAGAGAAGATATATTAGAGAAATCAGGTATGCAGGAATATCAGTAATAGAAGCCTCAACAAGAACCGACATCCAGTATATAATTCAGATAacaatcagaagaagaagataagaagagaAAGATAAGAAAAGAATCTGCAGCTAGAATACCGCATgtaagaaagaaggaagatgggAGATCTCAGtagaaagaaaagagataaaaaagaaattgtGGGTACGAGAGagaaaacaccaaattggtaaCAACCAATATTCCAAAACCAAATTAATACGTCACTATAATTCGTGTTGTATTGCAATGTTATTTATGAATGTCAAATAAACAATTGTCCCTTCAAGTacctaaactaaaactaatttAAACTGACCAAATACTTGCTATAAAAGACCCCAAACGACATAAACTATTGACTAACAATAAGACATAAAATATTTAACTGAAAAAAGACTCTTTCTAGACTAAACTAACTTACTTAACAGCATATGGGACCCACACAATCTTATCCAGACACTTAATGGGTTTATATAGACGGCCCATTACATCAAGAAACCGAAAAATTAAAATGACTAAGGCCCATAGAACTCATCCAtaggccaaaataaagtcttctgaggcccaattggacaatcttaatTGCATCATAGTGGTTACATCATATTTACTTTAATATCAAATTTTCAAGTTCCTTTAATCTTTGTGCCATGAGAAATCTACACAAATTGGAAATAGATATTGAAGATTTGGCTGAGCCATTTGGTGCTATGTTGGGATGTCAAACCTTGATTTAAAGCCAGGCAAGATGCTTAGTCTGGATGATCTTCAACAGTGGCAAGGGAATGattgaaagaaatgaaaattccCAAGAACGTAAGGTAgaggttttggtttttaattatttttcacTGTTTTATTGCTCTAGAAAGGGATTAGGCCCCAGGAAGTTTAACTACAATTTACTGGCCTAGGGCAAACATCAAAGTCTGTGGTTATAAACTGTCTTAGCTTTAGAGAGTTTgtgttatcattttttttttgcttaatAAGGAGTGATAGtacaaagggaaagaaaagagcaTAGCTTGCGGTTACAAGTGAATTCCAAGTTCATGAATAAACCTCTAGAAACTCTTTGTTGTGAATGGAGTGGGCCAACCAGTTTTGCTGTTACCAGAGAAAGATAAAATGAAATGCTTAAAACACTGGAGCACGAGTAATTATGTGGGCAACACTCCAAATGCCCATCTTCTTATTGGTGAAAATTTGTTACTACAAAGAAGTcaagtttcttttcttcttgtttataGTTCGCTCAAGTTGATAGTTGATTCTGGTAATCTTCacaacccccccaccccccaaaaaaaaagaaaaagaaaaaaagaaaaagaaaaagaaaaagtgagtTAACACTAGAAATAAATTACCCTTAATGTTGTCTTTATCTTAATTGGTTTATATTCTTTTCAGGTTCTTGGGGTTGAGAGAAACGCAAGCCAACGGGAAATTCAGAAAGCTTTCCACAAGTATAATATACTTGGAGCTTCCATCTCAAATTTATCCATATGTTCTTCTGTCCCACACTTTTTAGTTTTTGCAAATGatttctactttttctttttgcagGCTTTCTCTTCAGTATCACCctgataaaaacaaaaacaagggCGCACAAGAGAAGTTTGCTGATATCAATAATGGTATTATTTATCTccagtttcattttttttatttgctcTTATAGTAATTTGCTTATcattgttattgttgttattgtttgCCATTGTCTTATCATGGTATGACATACTATATGCATTTATCATGGTATGACACTGGATGAGGTTATTAACCTTCTTATATACATAAAAAATGTTTGCTGTCAGCAAAGTGATTTTACTTTTGGTTCAGAAGATTTCTCTTAGGCCATCAATTTTTTCATTAACAATCGATATAACTTCTTCATACTGCTATTCAAGTTTATTTATTTGGGCTATTCTTGCTTATTTTTCCAGCATATGAAATTCTATCTgatgaagaaaagaggaagaattaTGATCTATATGGGGATGAGAAGGGAAACCCCAGGTTTGAAACAGGCCATTCCGGGAATGATGGGGGACATACTTACTTCACCAGTGGTGGCTCTGGATGGCAGGGCATGGATGGTCAAGGAAACACCAAGtcattctccttttcctttggCAATCCAAGTTCTGGTCAAAGTtcatttggttttggtctcaatgatatcttctccaatttttttGGTGGTGATATGAAAGGTGGGAACCATTTTGGTGGTTTTGGTAGCTCATCCGGATCTCATACTGGCCCTAGGAAGTCCACAAAAAGCATCCAGGCTGTTAATTCACAGGTGTTTAAGAAGGAAATAGCAGATCAAGGAATCACTTGGATTCTGTTATCTTACAAACCTACATTTAAGGACAATGATTATTATGAATCCATTGTAGAGGAGGTAGCCACCTCATTGCAAGGGGCACTGAAGGTATGTTCAGTGAGCCTGTCTATACGTATACTTATTTTTGGACCTTAAATGTATCCGATATATCATGTTTCCAATTGTTATCTatggacctttttttttttttttttttttttttttttctattctaattggtttcttttccttttgtcttttttttttttttttttgggataggcTGGCAGCATAAATTGCCAACATGACGCATCTTTCTGTAAGGACGTCGGTATAATGACCACCAGGGTACCAGGGGTATTTATTTATTCGTATAGAGCAAGTGATAAGGGCTCCTTATTGGAGTATAGTGGTGATTGGAATGCTAAGAGTTTGAAGACTTTCTGCCAAGATCACTTACCAAGATTCTCAAGAAGGGTGGATTTAAATCGTTTTGATTTTTCCTCAAGCCCTACAGAAAACCTGCCTCGGGTGCTGCTGCTCTCTACAAAGAAAGACACACCTGTGATCTGGCGTGTCCTTAGTGGCCTGTATCGTAAGCGATTCATCTTCTATGATGCACAGGTTTGTATCGAGTATTACCAGTCTTGAGTCAGGAAAATAGAAATTGTTTGAGTTGGACATGATTCAGTTGGGTTAACAGGGTCTATATGCATCATAGGGTATTTTATTGAAAGAGATATCTAAGCTGACATGCTCTTAAAGGCAAAAATAGTAGGTGGTTATTGATAATTTGATAAATCATGTGTCTCAGAGCAGTCATCATATGAATCCAGATTTTGTAGCTGAGTGAATTTATTTCCTAGATCTACTTTTGGCTATAATAATGTCTCTGTTTGTAGGTCCAAGATGCTTCTGATCCAAGGGTGAGAAAGTTAGGGGTTGATTCAATTCCAGCTGTTGTTGGTTGGACGACTAACGGGGAGAAGCACGTATTGAAGACAGGAATTTCTGTAAAAGATTTGAAGTCTGCTATTCATGATCTGAGTGTCCTACTTGATGGCTTTGAGAAAAAGAGCAAGAAAGCGGCTTCAAGTCAGGCAAAGAGGCCACATTCTGAAACACAAGGGAAAAGCATACCACTACTTACAAGCTCAAACATGGAATCCCTTTGTGGAGAGACAACACCTGTTTGCATTATAGGTGCTTTCAGATCATCCAAAGGGAAGGAGAAGTTGGAAACCATTCTGTCTGCAGTGAGTGAATCTTTCTTTCTgataattttcatttcattgatTATGAAACATGGCAATTCTCATCGAAGATGATGGTAACTATTACAGCCccgggcggggggggggggggaggagagcgagaaaggaaaagaaacaactCATTAGGAGTTGATATGTGCTATGAAATTGCTAAACTCAACTTGCTTAGCCTTGTATCAAATACTTGGGTTTGTCTAGATGGCTTGCTGTTGAGTTTTAAATAATGATGATATCTGCTACTTACCCTTCGGATTAATTATTTCTTGGCCACCTAATGGTTTTTAGTCCTTGGAAAATTCGTATAGTCAGATTTGGTGCTTAATGTTGAATGTGGAATTTCTGCTTATGCAGAACTTATATTTTCCTCTGTAGTTTCCCTTGCTGTTTGCCAACCTTGATATTTTGCCTTTTCAGGTATCTCAGAAGTCTCTGACAAGACGGCAGAACCAAGCTTCTAGCTCTGGGGATTCTGTTTCTTATTCTCTGTTGGATGCTACCAAGGGGCAAGCATTCCTCAACTCATTTGACAAGTCTCGGTTCCAATCCTTGGATAAGTTTCTTGTGGCTTACAAGCCCCGGAGAGGGAAGTTCGCAGCATTTGTGGATGAAATGACTACAGAGGAAGTGGAAAGGTTTATTAGTTCTGTTCTTAATGGGGATATCAAGTTCATGAAGGTACGGCAAAAGCCTGTTCTCAAGTGATTCTGGGACAAACTAGAGAGGCTTTCTCATCATCATGACAGTGTTACTGCATTGGGTTTAGTCCCCTGATGCCAGCTACTTGATGGTGTTGATTTTTTACTGCGTATAATTTCTTCGCAAGCTCGTATATCCAACTGTAGTATCGTCAAACTAGTGGAGAGCCCATTACACTGATAAATTGTGGCTACTTAGAGATCTATGTACAGAAGGGTGGAAATATTTTTAACCCTGCttaggaatttttttctttttaaactgAACAGCATACCTGGATGTATAAACTGCTTATCATGTCAGTTCGGCAAAAAGAGGGCAAATGCcattttaatttaataaagTAAGTTCtctgacctttttttttttaatatatgtttttctttcctaCTTCTGTGAAGTTCTTGGTCCTGTAGCATTGGAGCACAATTTCAAATTGGAGGGGAAGATGGAGAGTAGAAGACACAAGAAGATTAGGTTCCACTTCCCCACAACAATCTAGATGCATTGAACATTGAGGAAAGTCTTTCTTCCCACAATAATCCAGATGCAGAGAACGTTGAGGaagatttctctctcttatctatagcttcttttggcaatacttcatACTGGACTTGTACGTGCTTGCAACTGGAGTATAAAATAATtgttaaaaatgaaaaatggcaACTGAAAATAATACAAATTTTATTACAAATCCTTTGAGATTGAAATTATATGAGCCTTAAACACCTATTAATAGGTAAGGTAAACATGATATTAAAATTTGGACTTGGGCTCTACTACTATATAAATATGCAGTTTGGTATACATTAATTACCCTGAATGGGATAGATAGATTATTAAATGAAAAACAAGGACTTTATAAATCATTTTTTTCTATGGAATCTTTGTATGTAAAAGAAAATTATGATGTTAATAATGATTTTTCACGTTGAATTTCAGTCTAATTATGCAATAGATAGAATTACCTAAACGAGTTTTATAATGATAgatatttttctaaaaaatttgtACTCatattataatttataatttataatttttttttcctttttcgcAATAGTTATTTATATTTTAACTTAAGGTCCTCCTAGCAGATTTTACCATGCATGGTGAAGTGTAatgtttcactatttgccaccCCACCCATGTACGATAATGTGGTAGTTGTGAAGTGTAGCTTTTtcatcaatttggatcctccaTTGCCGCCTGGCCGTCCTGCCTGTGTGCCTACTCAAACAGGTAGGGGTGCAATGACCGCTAACCCACTGCCCGAGTGCCCTGTCCGGGTAGGGTTGCGCCCCTGCCTATGTGTGGAAGCACACAGGCAGGATGGTAAGGCGGCAGTAGAGTATCAAAATCCGCTTTTCCATAGGTCCTTCTAGGCCTCATTATGCATAGCAAAACATTTCATTATCTGAGGCATAGTAGTGTAGTTTCTCCCTTTGATTTAACATAAGAGTAATTTCACAGTTGATTTAAACTTAATGTAATGAATGACCAAACCCATTTTAGTACACCCCTTCCTcccacaaaaaatgaaaaagaagaagaagaagaaaaggtaagCCCATTAATTACCTGCTAATGCCACAGGATAAGAGTACACAAATATTCCTTATAATTTTGCCTTATATTCTCAATGCAGTCATTCTTCAATGTAGTATAATATGATTTTAAGGATAACTTTACATTTTATTCTCTTAGCCACATTGGTAGTGTTGGCGATTGATCCGGTTCTGGGCTATCGGTTCGGTTTCCTAATGGTTTTGATCCTAAGGGTCAGGACTAGAACCAGACCAATAAACTAATCAATTCTAAACTTGAGATccataaccattaactaatgggtgggtcAGTTCTGGTTCCTAAACGGTTCCAAGCagtccaaaataaaaaaataaaaaaatctctatCACATTCTACATATATTCAATGATATACAATAAGATATTAATTTCATTCACATGAGATATGCAACCAACTATCATGGTGGCTCAGATAGGGAGTGGACGCTTTGTGGACTCAAGTGGTTGGGATAGCTAGCTAGTGGCGCATGGCAAACCTCAGGCATGCCTTCAACTAGGCAATGCCAAACCACTAGGCCAAAGCCCAAGTGTGTTCTCCTCTTAAGTCTTAAGAATTACATAACATATAGGGTTATGATGTGATTTTGTTTCAATTCCACGAGTTCCGGTTTCAATTGTTCCTAATTGGTCTATCGGCTTTGGGATCGTTGGAAAACCAATAGGTTAATTGATAGATCCCACACGGACAAATAACTTATCAAGTAGATCTAAAACCGGACCAATAAATTATTGGATGGGTTTATTCAAATCCGGTTTACGGTTCTGGCCCAAAATTAACACCCTTACACATTGGGCTAGCGTGTGTCGCACATACGCCCAATTGAGTAGGTCTATGACAGTTCTCAGAGCGTATCCTGTTCAAAAAGATGTGTTATCAGTAATTTGATGTGTTACCACAGAGGGTGTATCAGTAATTTGGAAAAGTGGCAACTACTGCTATTACGGTAATACCTCCACACAAACATTGCCAGCACAGAACCCAATCCCCCAGCTTCTCCTGGCTCGTTCGTCAGATAAACCCAGTGGCCACAACCACAAACACTCAATGCAAAACCAAGCTTTTTCCAGATTCTcgctctctctgctctctctgctctctcttcACGGTTAGGCATCGGATGCATGACCAGAAAAATGGCCCTTTCTTTAAATCCAGTCGCCAGTTTCCAATCAACGGTAATTGTTTCTCTCCCGTCCTTTATATTccgttttctttcatttctgttCTGTGTTTCCTGTGTTTAATTAACAATACTATATGAAAACCGAATCCAAATAAACCTCATTTGGATTATTTGGATTATTTGGATTCGGTTTAACTTTCTTCGCTTGGCCTTCCTTATCTGGTtgaaacttttttattttatttttaatgattGAAATTGCTACTTAAAGACGGTTAAGTCTTCTTAAATAATTTGTTCTTGAGATCAGATTATC is drawn from Telopea speciosissima isolate NSW1024214 ecotype Mountain lineage chromosome 1, Tspe_v1, whole genome shotgun sequence and contains these coding sequences:
- the LOC122648954 gene encoding dnaJ protein ERDJ3A codes for the protein MRARFLLLLFLLASLLCFTRAAKTLDPYKVLGVERNASQREIQKAFHKLSLQYHPDKNKNKGAQEKFADINNAYEILSDEEKRKNYDLYGDEKGNPRFETGHSGNDGGHTYFTSGGSGWQGMDGQGNTKSFSFSFGNPSSGQSSFGFGLNDIFSNFFGGDMKGGNHFGGFGSSSGSHTGPRKSTKSIQAVNSQVFKKEIADQGITWILLSYKPTFKDNDYYESIVEEVATSLQGALKAGSINCQHDASFCKDVGIMTTRVPGVFIYSYRASDKGSLLEYSGDWNAKSLKTFCQDHLPRFSRRVDLNRFDFSSSPTENLPRVLLLSTKKDTPVIWRVLSGLYRKRFIFYDAQVQDASDPRVRKLGVDSIPAVVGWTTNGEKHVLKTGISVKDLKSAIHDLSVLLDGFEKKSKKAASSQAKRPHSETQGKSIPLLTSSNMESLCGETTPVCIIGAFRSSKGKEKLETILSAVSQKSLTRRQNQASSSGDSVSYSLLDATKGQAFLNSFDKSRFQSLDKFLVAYKPRRGKFAAFVDEMTTEEVERFISSVLNGDIKFMKVRQKPVLK